Below is a window of Bombus pyrosoma isolate SC7728 linkage group LG14, ASM1482585v1, whole genome shotgun sequence DNA.
TACAAGATATATactattgtaatttaatataaaaaaaggttGAATACTTTTAATGTGAATAAAATGTAGTcagtataattaatacaatttatctATCTCACTATCCTGATATTGAGTTACCTGTAAGCATATTTCCAGCTGTAATGATTTATGTGAATTTTTacaagagaaaatattaaatactaaattaCTTCAGTAAGAATAgtaatttaatcttatttgaattgatatatttattatgagaacttttgctttctttttcaacaaattaatCCTTAactataaaacattaaaaattaaccaaTTCCAATATATCTGagtaattgataaataatttctaaaggGGACTGAAAGTTATCCTACAATTGTAAAGAGGACTTCTTATAACtgtatgtttatattaaagaaTGGTATCTACATGGAAAATGAATGCTTCATTGAAGCATTGAAAATGATGGTCttctttcatatataataaaaaatctgaGTAAGCATGACATGCTCAACAATCACTCTCAACACTATCAACTATCATGATAATCAGTATTGCACTCAGTTAGAATTAGTGACAATGAGTTTCAGAAGTTTGAGAAATAGCCCCCTGTGGTGCTTAAACTGGTGACGGGCGACATGGCCCCAGAAGTCTGTACTTCTTATTCAATTAAGAAAAGCTATCTTTTTAGTATTACAGACGAAGTAAACAAGAcatataaaagataagaaacaaaaaataaccTAGCAGTAGAAAATTTTGatgaatgataaataaaaagaatttgaacTTTAACaacaaaaagaatatttttttatcaaataccaaaattaaataaatagtagaGTAttgtcataaataaaatagatatttagaaaaaaccTTGAAcgaatgatataataaatgaagaataagatgataaaaaaatgGTTTATTTGTCAatgtcataaaaatatgaaaatgaataaatcagAAACAAATCTctcatttttaacgaaattaagaaTAAGTATTtgagatgaaataaaatatttggaagtattccaaaagaaaatgACTAGTATGCTGGAAAGAACTGTTCAAAAACCTAGTTAAgattaaatttagatttaaaatTGGAATACCTGGAGATTTgtgaaataattgataataaaattatttgtaaagttgggaataacaaattacatatCAATCAACAACATAATAAggcatatgaaaatattgagtcaattataacaaattataggAAAAAGCTAAAATAATCATGTTTCCAAAATTTCTCAGTTTTATCCCGTCACCAATGCTTTATTTTACTCTGCAACGAGTTCTagttttcaatgttttatgaATGTTATATTCAACAAAATACAAACCTTTAACATGCAAATATTGTATTCAAAAAGAtgtttgaatataaatattttgaaccGATCAAATGCTCTGGCAGTTAAACGctttattcttaatatttacgtCATTTATCTTAAACCTTAAATTATCAAATCATTTAATGATATAATCCATGgtgaaagaattataaaattttataacttctgtcagagtaaatataataaaattctttgaatattctcttgactaaataaaaattgatatttgttaAGTATTGTCATTttagcaataaattatttctcataataattttactccTAAAGTTGTGAAAACAATTATGaatctaataattttgtagCTTAAGTAAGTATAATATCCAAATTAGTAGACTTTGTCCTATAtgcatttttttaaacataagaGAAACACAAGAGTATTTGGTTTAACATTGGTATTTGTCAAAAAGTATCATCTATGATATGAAAGAATAGTTGTAACCCAAAGAAGCCGTTGCCAAATCCAACGTGGTATTCTGCAAGGTCCAAGACTAGCCATTGCACTGGCTATATGACGTAGCCAGTCACGAATACCCCGTGGTGCATGGCCCCCATTGACATAGAGGACATACGTAAAACCATCTTTACATTTGCCAtgaattacataataatatggTAAAAAACTATGTAATCGAAAGTGACATCtttgataaaacaatataGCTGGTGCATTGCTGGATAATACATGCAGGAAGACTGCTTTTACGGAAGAACGTTCTGGAGCAGTGACATGTGCTAATAATTGTTCCAATAATAATGATGCAATCCCATTTCTTCTATACGCACGACGGACACCTAAGCTAAGAATGTAACCCACTAAGCAATCATTTCCTAAGCTTGAACACAAAATACCACGATCTTCTGTGTTCAACTTAGCATAAGGCTTTATTTCTGCAACAATGAGTCCAATTATTACTCCACCATATACAGCTGCAAGTGCATAAAACCGTGAGGAACTTGTTATATCTTCATACCACGAATAAGGATAATCTatgacaaaataaattaatgcttTAATATAAGTGACTTTTGATATTATCTTTAATACaagatgaataatttataaaattaacatgTAATAACATGCatagttatattaaatttttgataattttttgttatttaataaaataatttataacatatttattaattaatcctttATGGCCTTATTCTAGTTCAaagatatatgtgtatgtataatataatttttaacattttttatttatttataaattattatcatgctttaaaatacatatgtacttctTCTCTTTGAcaagtatattattttgtattttattaaaaagtgaataaaatatgataaaacatttaaatttataaagtattatattctcaaatgataaaaaatatacattatgaaTAGATGTAATAAgttctattattattgttctatatttactttttaattaatgttagctgctaattattatcatacttgtatagaaataaaactaataaggcttattactaaataaaaattgaactaAAAGCAAATGGTTGGTTATCAAATTGATAAGTACTGATAAGATACAGTggtaaaagataataaagataaatattattaattatataaactattactattatatataagtttTATATCCAGTTCCATATGagtttatgaataaataacataaaatatgcaaacagACTCATATcttataattcaaataaaagaaactatttgaaaaattgtttgatgtcatcattatacatataatagtaataatagaatatgatattatatatgttacaaatacTTGCCAAAATCGTATATGGTAAAACAATTAAACAAAAGCAAATTAAGcaaataatttcagaataaatttgtttagaagcaaaatataacaaaaagagtatgtttctataaatccaaatatataaagaaaaaactaGATAAAGCACcatttaacatttcttttatttaatatttataatgtctaataaatttataacactAATAAACTAcaattgcattaaaaataaatatttttaaccacattagatacatatattataagttaaaaaataatatactttattattggTATTACTtccttatttaaaataatttgacatGATACTTATACTTGATACTTATAATTTAatggatttaataaataaactaaaaatataaagcaaaGCATTAAATCAAACACACTTTATGCCAAAAGAATTGTAAATGACTTATTCAACTAACATACAAAAGCCAAATAATGAATGATTAAGGCCTCATTATTCTAAATACGAACCTCACTTACATCTGAAcataaagattattattttgaaaaaatagataattaaGAAAACTATGAAATTCTCCTCTCTTAATGCCAGAATTAATGCCAAATCAATCTCTTTTTAAAGAGTAATCCTtgaaacatttacatatttggTATAATACTTTGTTGGAACTGGAATGTTATGACAATTGAGTTAGCAGCCATGGATcagaaataatacagaaatattgtattaacTGAGTTCAAGGAAACTAAATATAAAACCAGAAAGGATTAATTACAAGTGAGAAACAAGTGTAAATTACTCTTTATATGAGGTGTTTgtaagatttaattttaaaactgaTGGGAAACTTCGTACCAATGGGGAACCAATCTTGACAAAGTGCCCGTACTTCCTCCAAATCATCTGGACACAGGAAACGTAACTGGACATCACCCAGAACACACAAAGGTACAGTTGCCGGTATCACGGAAGTCTTTTGCTCATTAGATAAATTTCTTGTGGTATTTTCATCCGTGTATTTATGCTTGTTTTCTTGAGATATTTTGAAGTCACTTTTCTCGATTTCCGGTAAAATGAGATATCGATTAAAAGATACGGCCATCACGCCACAACTTTTCTACCATTTCATTAGTCATTTCTTGTACAATGTCAAGCATGTCACGTTGGATGTAATCGTTTGCTAGTAAACATATTGAAATCTGCCGACATTTTGTTTCCCTCTCTATAACTCCCTATTGTCATCTCTTTCCTACTCACTCGTTtacctctttcttttctctcgaacCATCTGTCTTTTTCACCTTTGATTTCTAAGATTTAAACACAATCATAATATGActctttaaattttttgtaaaaaaaattttgtcttataaaaagatacaacaAAAACTCTtctaaatatcaatttaatgaataattttatcgtcgtttgaaactttaagaaaaatgattattgtAATGTATACGTATAGATATGTATGCGTATAAAAAACctttagaaaattcaaattttgtatctttattaattcatattcaaaaacaaatgtaacgttatttaccAGATTTAAATGATCCTTTTGtaatcatttaataatacttgatacgaatataattattaattaaataaatgttataataaagtatatatatatatatgtcaatAATACAttgattatataatacaattgattataataatacaattacatatatcattacatattatatatatatgtattacagtatcaatttttgttataattttcactcttttaaattaatataatacaaattttataaaatactcctggtatttcttatattaatttaatcataGAAGGGTGCAAAATTTTCAGAAGAGAGCGGTTCATGGATCAGGATTCGAATTTGCGAGTGTTCGAGTATATAGCGCTATTGACTATCTCCCGCCTTTTTTAAGAATATGAGAAGAGTTGTTTTAGCTTTATCAGTCGTGCAACAGTatcaaattattgtaaaattacacaattatacaaattactatacagaaaattatgaaCTCATAGTAAAATTgcacaattattataaatttacaaattgaattgaataaaacaatattattttgcatataaatCCTCAAATCTTTTCCAATTCTCATTAGTTTAAGAAATAGGTTATAAAAAGTGACGAAGAgattcgagaaaattgataaGTATTGTTAAGTATTAGGAGAATAAGGTAGCATGATTCAAacctttcgaaatttttagaaatgatTTCCTGGAAAATTCAAGAGCAACAAATTTTCGAACACGCTAACTTAGCAATTTTTTATCAGGAGAACACATAATATAAGAGGTAGCACTTTTTTGGAAATTCTTGGAAATGACATCATATTCCAATTGAAATTCTCGGGttcttgaagaaaatttttattagaatcttAATTTTGTATCGGGAGAATAGGATAGCCTAGGAGGTAACACAAGAAATTTACGAGACctattttagaattttgaaCCGATTTTGCGATTTTGTATCGGGAAAACAGAGAGGTGGCAGCATTTCAATAATCCTTGGAATTTAGCACCAtttctcagaatttttaaaaatcacttCGCAGTCTTTTTTATACGATTCCTTTTTAAATACCGCGCGTTCTTAACtgtttttccatttcattaatttttttgaatt
It encodes the following:
- the LOC122574947 gene encoding N-alpha-acetyltransferase 60 — translated: MAVSFNRYLILPEIEKSDFKISQENKHKYTDENTTRNLSNEQKTSVIPATVPLCVLGDVQLRFLCPDDLEEVRALCQDWFPIDYPYSWYEDITSSSRFYALAAVYGGVIIGLIVAEIKPYAKLNTEDRGILCSSLGNDCLVGYILSLGVRRAYRRNGIASLLLEQLLAHVTAPERSSVKAVFLHVLSSNAPAILFYQRCHFRLHSFLPYYYVIHGKCKDGFTYVLYVNGGHAPRGIRDWLRHIASAMASLGPCRIPRWIWQRLLWVTTILSYHR